A portion of the Edaphobacter bradus genome contains these proteins:
- a CDS encoding ABC transporter ATP-binding protein → MIAVEGLRKSIRNGARTVDILKGLDFSVPRGQFVAIMGSSGSGKSTLLGLLAGLDTPSAGEVRLNGTSISYLPEDRLAQVRGKTVGFVFQSYQLIPTLTALENVLLPYELNDDSSDSREGLTRARELLTNVGLADRFDHYPVQLSGGEQQRVALARAFMFRPPIVLADEPTGNLDTTNGAHVLELLLNLNRKEGTTLVLVTHDPALAGYADRRIMLRDGLIVADEIGAKEDAAELSVSRD, encoded by the coding sequence ATGATTGCGGTCGAGGGTCTGCGCAAGTCGATCAGGAACGGCGCGCGCACCGTGGATATCCTCAAGGGATTGGACTTCAGCGTTCCGCGCGGGCAGTTTGTTGCCATCATGGGATCGTCGGGCAGCGGGAAGTCGACGCTGCTGGGCTTGCTCGCGGGGCTGGATACGCCGAGCGCGGGCGAGGTGAGGTTGAACGGCACTTCGATCTCCTATCTGCCGGAGGACCGGCTGGCGCAGGTGCGCGGGAAGACGGTTGGGTTTGTGTTTCAGTCGTATCAGCTGATTCCGACGCTGACGGCGCTGGAGAATGTTCTGCTGCCCTACGAACTGAACGATGACAGCTCGGACAGTAGAGAGGGACTCACGCGGGCTCGCGAGCTGCTGACGAACGTCGGCCTTGCGGACCGGTTCGATCACTATCCGGTGCAGCTCTCGGGCGGTGAGCAGCAGCGTGTGGCGCTGGCTCGGGCGTTCATGTTTCGACCGCCGATTGTGCTGGCGGACGAGCCAACCGGCAACCTGGACACGACGAATGGAGCGCATGTGCTCGAGTTGTTGCTGAACCTGAACCGCAAGGAAGGCACGACGCTGGTGCTGGTGACGCACGACCCGGCACTGGCGGGTTATGCAGACCGGCGCATTATGCTGCGTGATGGATTGATCGTCGCCGATGAGATTGGCGCGAAGGAAGACGCGGCTGAGCTCTCTGTTAGCCGGGACTGA